ATGTCTATGAGATCGAGCCACTAGAAGCTGAGTCGCCATTGCGATCGCTGACCAAGGAAATCGTGCTGACACCTCATCTAGGTGCATCCACTGAAGAGGCTCAGATCAATGTGGCTATTGATGTGGCTGAGCAAATCCGAGATGTTTTGCTAGGTTTGCCTGCTCGGTCTGCGGTGAATATCCCCGGTCTCAGCCCAGAAGTGATGCAGCGGCTCCGTCCTTACCTGCAACTAGCAGAAACGCTAGGAAATATGCTGGGTCAATTAGCGGGTGGACGAGTGGACTACCTAAATATTCGCTTGCAGGGAGAATTGGCGAGTAACGATAGCCAGCCTGTGGTTGTTGCAGCTCTCAAAGGGTTACTCTCTCAAGCACTGCAAGAGCGGGTCAATTATGTAAACGCCAGTCTAGAAGCAAAAGAGCGTGGTATTCGGGTGATTGAAACGCGGGATGCTTCTATTCGAGATTATACTGGCTCTATTCACCTGGCAACTAAAGGATCCCAAGGCGAGCATTCGGTGACCGGTGCGCTGCTAGGAGACGACGAAATTCGGATTACAAGTTTGGACGATTTTCCCATCAACATTCCCCCTAGCCGGTATATGCTGTTTACGATGCATCGCGACATGCCAGGGATTATCGGTACAATCGGCTCCTTACTAGGAAGCTTTAATGTCAACATTGCCAGTATGCAGGTAGGCCGCAAAATTGTACGCGGTGATGCTGTGATGGTACTCAGCCTGGATGATCCCCTTCCGGATGGTATTCTGGCTGAAATTTCTAAAGTACCAGGCATTCGTGATGCCTACACTGTGACCCTACCAGAGCGATAATTGGTTGAAACGAGAAGGTAGCGAGCCTCGATCAAAAACCAATAGCTGCTGAGGGGTCTGCCGTCCTAGTTTCTGCTGACAACTTTGAGCTAAGGGGCAGGAGCACAGAACTTCCAATAAGGAGGTCATCTGTTGGTGCCTTATGCAGGTTAATCAGGTAGTCTTAAACCAGAAATGGTTACAAGCAGACGGTCTAAGTATGTCCCTAGGTGAGGGATGCTATCCCTTTGACCATCGATAAGTCTTGAACAACCGATTTCTGCTAGCTGATTACAAAACGCAACTTCTTTATAAATCTCTATGTCGAGTAGCTGGTGGGAAATATTGGTGCTCTGTGACCCCAGTTTGGATGAAACGGTCTTTTGGCGACTGGAGACGTTTGGTTTTCGAGGAACTGCCAGTGAGGTCAAGGGAAATCTTTACCTTGTGAGGGCATATATGCCTGAAGAACAACTGCAACTACTCGACTTGGCAGCGATCG
Above is a window of Cyanobacteriota bacterium DNA encoding:
- the serA gene encoding phosphoglycerate dehydrogenase, which codes for MPKVLISDPIDQAGIDVLSQVAQVDIKTKLSEDELVKLIPDYDALMIRSGTKVTAKVIEAGKLLKIIGRAGVGVDNVDVPAATRRGILVVNSPEGNTIAAAEHAIAMMLALSRYIPEANQSVKAGEWKRTAFVGVEVYKKTLGIVGLGKIGAHVATVARAMGMRLLAYDPYVSTERAEQLGCRLVDLDLLLRESDYVTLHIPKTPETQHLINADAIATMKPTARIINCARGGIIDEAALAEALKAGKIAGAALDVYEIEPLEAESPLRSLTKEIVLTPHLGASTEEAQINVAIDVAEQIRDVLLGLPARSAVNIPGLSPEVMQRLRPYLQLAETLGNMLGQLAGGRVDYLNIRLQGELASNDSQPVVVAALKGLLSQALQERVNYVNASLEAKERGIRVIETRDASIRDYTGSIHLATKGSQGEHSVTGALLGDDEIRITSLDDFPINIPPSRYMLFTMHRDMPGIIGTIGSLLGSFNVNIASMQVGRKIVRGDAVMVLSLDDPLPDGILAEISKVPGIRDAYTVTLPER